In Gimesia chilikensis, the following proteins share a genomic window:
- a CDS encoding argininosuccinate synthase, whose amino-acid sequence MAREKVVLAYSGGLDTSVAVKWINEKYDMDVITYTCDLGQGRDVDGIKEKAIKTGAVEAVIEDVRNMFVDFFVWPSLMAGTMYEGKYPLATALGRPLIAHRMVEVAKEHGATAVAHGCTGKGNDQVRFDVSFQTLAPQLKIIAPVREWKWTRTEELQYAKEHGIEVEATKESIFSIDQNLWGRSVEAGVLEDPWVAPPKEAYKWTVAPQDAPDQPVELEIEFEQGRPIAIDGKEMDGADLIAHLNTIGGEHGIGRIDHVENRLVGIKSREIYEAPAAVILHNAHRELEYLTLSRQSLRFKTFVSQTCSDIIYDGLWYSSFHQDLMGFVEKNQRFVSGTVRVSLYKGNHTVTGLKSEHSLYSPELATYEEGDQFPHETALGFIRIHGLAQQTQARQQLLKGEPSSKPTRIMPPSQSDKS is encoded by the coding sequence GTGGCAAGAGAAAAAGTAGTTCTGGCATACAGTGGTGGTCTGGATACTTCCGTCGCCGTTAAGTGGATCAATGAAAAATATGACATGGACGTGATCACCTATACCTGTGATCTTGGCCAGGGTCGCGACGTGGATGGAATCAAGGAAAAAGCGATCAAAACCGGTGCCGTAGAAGCCGTGATCGAAGATGTGCGAAACATGTTCGTCGACTTTTTCGTCTGGCCTTCTCTGATGGCAGGCACCATGTACGAAGGTAAGTACCCCCTGGCGACTGCTCTGGGCCGTCCGCTGATTGCACACCGGATGGTGGAAGTCGCGAAAGAACACGGGGCAACCGCTGTCGCACATGGTTGTACCGGTAAAGGTAATGACCAGGTTCGCTTCGATGTCTCCTTCCAGACCCTGGCACCGCAGCTGAAAATCATTGCCCCCGTTCGTGAGTGGAAATGGACACGTACTGAAGAGCTGCAGTACGCCAAAGAACATGGAATCGAAGTTGAAGCCACGAAGGAAAGCATCTTCAGTATCGACCAGAACCTCTGGGGCCGTTCTGTGGAAGCGGGCGTGCTGGAAGATCCCTGGGTAGCTCCCCCAAAAGAAGCTTACAAGTGGACCGTGGCTCCGCAGGATGCTCCCGATCAACCCGTTGAGCTGGAAATCGAATTCGAGCAGGGACGTCCCATCGCCATCGATGGTAAGGAGATGGACGGTGCTGACCTGATCGCACACCTGAATACAATCGGCGGTGAGCACGGCATTGGCCGGATCGACCACGTTGAGAACCGTCTCGTCGGTATCAAGAGTCGTGAAATTTACGAAGCACCCGCTGCCGTGATTTTGCACAACGCACACCGTGAACTGGAATACCTGACACTCAGTCGGCAGTCACTGCGATTCAAAACGTTCGTCAGCCAGACTTGCAGCGATATTATTTACGATGGTCTCTGGTACAGCTCTTTCCATCAGGACCTGATGGGGTTTGTGGAAAAGAACCAGCGGTTTGTTTCCGGAACAGTGCGCGTCTCGCTGTATAAAGGAAATCACACCGTAACCGGTCTGAAGAGCGAACACAGCCTTTACAGTCCCGAACTGGCGACCTACGAAGAAGGCGACCAGTTCCCGCACGAGACTGCCCTGGGCTTCATTCGTATTCACGGGCTGGCACAACAGACACAAGCCCGCCAGCAGTTGTTGAAGGGGGAACCGAGTTCGAA